The Malus sylvestris chromosome 12, drMalSylv7.2, whole genome shotgun sequence genome contains a region encoding:
- the LOC126592906 gene encoding laccase-7-like, translating to MAHLPFVLACSLSLLASSVASGAIVEHSFSVNNLTVSRLCRNQSIIVVNGCYPGPTIHARNGDTLIVHVLNQSPYNITIHWHGIFQLLSAWADGAAYVTQCPISPRQNFTYKFNITRQEGTLWWHAHVSWLRATVHGALIIHPKAGPSFHFLKPTEEVPILLGEWYNGNVVDIEEEGLATGIAPNSSNAYTINGLPGDLYDCSQNQTYQLNVVRGDTYLLRLINVALNNQLFFKIANHNMTVVAINATYTTPYVTDVVVTGPGQTTDVLVNFNQPIRSYYMAATPYASANIDFDNTTTRGIIIYKNSKSSTPIMPALPNLHDTSLAHKFYTNLTCLIDGPHWVPVPLQVDKHMFVTIGVNLEMCPKNATCQGPLFSRLSASMNNESFVLPSNTSMMEAHFNNVSGVYTRDFPDEPPVKFDYTDTNVSFDLSLIYAPKSTKVKTLKFNSTVEIVL from the exons ATGGCACACTTACCCTTTGTGCTAGCTTGTTCTCTAAGTCTATTGGCTTCTTCAGTAGCCTCTGGGGCAATTGTTGAGCATTCTTTTAGT GTGAACAACTTGACTGTTAGCCGATTGTGCCGAAATCAATCGATTATTGTAGTAAATGGGTGTTATCCCGGACCAACAATACATGCACGAAATGGAGACACACTTATCGTCCACGTTTTAAACCAGTCGCCCTACAACATTACTATTCACTg GCATGGAATATTTCAGCTTCTAAGTGCATGGGCGGATGGAGCTGCATATGTAACTCAATGCCCTATAAGCCCTAGACAAAACTTTACTTACAAATTTAATATCACCCGACAAGAAGGCACCCTTTGGTGGCATGCCCACGTTTCGTGGCTCCGCGCAACCGTCCACGGCGCACTCATAATCCACCCGAAAGCTGGTCCATCCTTCCACTTCCTCAAGCCCACCGAAGAAGTTCCCATCTTATTAG GAGAGTGGTACAATGGTAATGTTGTTGACATTGAGGAAGAAGGCTTGGCTACCGGAATTGCTCCTAATAGTTCAAATGCTTACACTATAAATGGACTTCCTGGTGATCTATACGATTGCTCTCAAAATC AGACATATCAACTCAATGTGGTGAGAGGAGATACCTACCTCCTACGCCTAATCAATGTTGCACTAAATAACCAACTCTTCTTCAAGatagccaatcacaacatgacagtTGTCGCCATCAACGCCACTTACACCACTCCATATGTCACCGACGTGGTGGTTACTGGACCTGGTCAAACCACTGACGTTCTTGTCAACTTCAATCAACCTATCAGATCTTATTACATGGCCGCCACTCCGTATGCTAGTGCGAACATCGACTTTGATAACACGACCACCAGAGGCATCATCATCTACAAGAATTCTAAGTCATCAACCCCCATTATGCCGGCCTTGCCCAACCTTCACGACACGTCGTTGGCCCACAAGTTCTATACTAATCTCACTTGCCTTATCGACGGGCCCCACTGGGTCCCGGTCCCACTTCAAGTGGACAAGCACATGTTCGTGACAATCGGCGTGAACTTAGAAAtgtgtcccaaaaatgccacatGTCAAGGCCCACTCTTTAGCCGATTGTCCGCTAGCATGAACAACGAGTCATTCGTGCTTCCAAGCAATACGTCAATGATGGAAGCACATTTTAACAACGTGAGTGGGGTTTACACAAGAGATTTTCCTGACGAGCCTCCGGTAAAGTTTGATTACACAGACACGAATGTCAGCTTCGACCTGTCGCTAATATACGCGCCAAAATCTACCAAGGTCAAGACACTAAAGTTCAATTCGACGGTAGAGATCGTGCTTTAA